The region AGAATCACGCCAACGGAAACACGTAAACAGCGTTAACCTGAGTTCGGGGCCCTGGAATCGTTACCGTTTTATGACAGTTTTGTTACACGCCATCCATCTGTCGAACGCCGTTGCAGGGTGATCCCCCATGTACAAGGAAACGCTCAGCAAGGACCTGACGAAAATCGGGAAAGTTTCGGCTGCGGCGCAGGCCACGGCCTTGCGCGCCGCCATGATCGGTCTGGCGCTCCTTTTTCTTGTCATCGTCTGGATATTTACCAACCTGGTTTCCGGCGACGGCGCCAATAGCGGGATGATCGTGGCTGCCGGAGTCATCGGCGGCTACATGGCGCTGAATATCGGCGCCAATGACGTGGCCAACAATATGGCGCCGGCGGTGGGATCGCGGGCGCTGACCCTGGCCGGCGCCCTGGTGATCGCCGCCATATTCGAAGCTGCCGGCGCGATCATGGCCGGCGGCGATGTCGTTTCCACGATTTCAAAAAACATTGTCAGCATCGACGCCATGCCCGACAGCCAGACCTTTATCTGGGCGATGATGGCGGCGCTGCTCGCCGCCGCGATATGGATCAACCTCGCCACCTATCTGAATGCGCCGGTATCGACGACCCATTCAGTGGTCGGCGGCGTCGCCGGAGCGGGTATTGCAGCGGCCGGTTTCAGCGTCATCAACTGGCCGACCATGGGTTCTATCGCGGCCAGCTGGGTCATCTCGCCGCTGATGGGCGGGGTCATCGCCGCGATCTTCCTCGCCTTCGTGAAATCGCAAATCATCTACCAGCAGGACAAGATCGCGGCGGCGCGACGCTGGGTGCCCCTGCTGGTGGCGCTGATGGCGGGGATTTTTTCGGCCTATCTCATCATGAAGGGGTTGAAGAAAATCTGGCAGCCGGACGTTTGGGTCGTGGCAATGATCGCCTTCGCCATCTTCGCCGGCAGTTACGCTATTCTGAAACCACTGATCCGGCGGCAGTCGCAAGGCATGGAGAACCGTAACCGGTCGCTGCGAAAGCTGTTCACGATCCCGTTGATCTGCTCCGCGGCCCTGCTGTCCTTCGCCCATGGCGCCAATGACGTCGCAAATGCCGTGGGCCCGCTGGCCGCGATCGTCAACGCCGCAACGTCGGGTTCGGTCGCGACCAGGGTTGAACTGCCCCTCTGGATTCTGCTGGTCGGGGCGGCCGGAATTTCCGCGGGGCTGGTGCTGTTCGGACCCAAGCTGATCCGCACCGTCGGCGACCAGATTACCAAGATGAATCCCATGCGCGCCTATTGCGTCGCGCTTTCCGCCGCGATCACGGTGCTGATTGCGTCGGCCCTGGGGTTACCGGTCAGTTCGACCCATATCGCCGTGGGAGCGGTTTTCGGCGTCGGATTCTACCGCGAATACCAGACCGGCCGACAGGCCCACATCAACCAGGGCCACCGCAAGTCGCCCCGCCGGTCGAAGAAGATCGACTTCGCCGAGCGCGTACAAAGGCGCAAACTGGTGCGGCGCCACCATGTCATGACCATCGCATCGGCCTGGGTCATTACGGTGCCCGCCGCGGCGCTCATGGCCGCCGCGATTTTTCACGTATTCAATCTGTTCCAGTCCTACCGTATACTGGCCGGCGATGGAATGGTTTACCCTGCATGTTGTGGCGCTGGTTCTGACCGCGGTTCTGTTCGGCGGCATGACGTTCTTCATGGTTTTTTTCGCGCCGACGGTTTTCCGCAGTCTGCCGCGTGACGTGGCGTCGGATTTCATGCGCGCCCTGTTTCCGAAATATTTTTCCGTGATGGGTATCCTGTCGCTGTTGCCGTTATTGGTGCTGCTGCCCGTCCCCGCCTATCGGCCGGAAGGCTACGCCATGCTGGCCGTCGCCGCCCTTTTTTTCGGCGCGTGGGGGATACTGCTGCCGGCGCTGCAGCGACAGCGCGACGCCGGCAATGACCGCATGGCGGCGGGACTGCACCGCGCCAGCGTCCTGATCCATCTGGCGCAATGGGTGACGGCCGGCGTCGTCCTTGTCCGGCTCGCCGCCTGAATGACCGCGCCGGGCCTGATCCTCGCGGCGCCGTCCAGCGGATGCGGCAAGACCGTGATCACGCTGGCGCTGCTGCGCGCCCTGCGCAACGGCGGCGTCAACGTCGCCGCCGCCAAGGCCGGGCCGGACTATATCGACCCCGCCTACCACAGCGCCGCCTGCGGCCGGGTCTGTATCAACCTGGATGTCTGGGCGATGCGCCGCGACACGCTGGCCGGTCTCGCCGGCGGGTTGGGCGGGTCCGCCGACCTGATCCTGTGCGAAGGCGTCATGGGGCTGTTCGACGGTGCGTCGGGCGGCGGCGGGTCGACGGCGGACCTTGCCGCGGCAACCGGCTGGCCGGTCGTGCTGATCGTCAACGCCAGGGGTCAGGGCGCGTCCGCCGCAGCGCTGGCGGAAGGCTTCATCCGGCACCGGCAGGACGTCGAAATCGCAGGCATCATCTGCAACCGGGTCGGTTCCGCCGGGCATGCGCGTATCCTGCGCGAGGCGTTCGTGACCCTGAACCCGGCGGTTCCCCTGCTCGGCTGCCTGCCGGCCGATGCGGCGCTGGAATTGCCGGACCGCCATCTCGGCCTCGTCCAGGCATCGGAGCACATGGCGCTGGAACCGTTTCTTGAAGCCGCCGCAGCCCTGATGACAGACCATATCGACCTGACCCGACTGAAAGGCATTGCGCGCCATTCGGGACTGCCGCCGGCGATGGCGCCGGTTTCCCTGCCTCCGATAGGCCAGCGCATCGCGGTCGCCCGCGACGAGGCCTTCCTTTTCTGCTATCCGGCCGTGCTGGACGGCTGGCGCCGGGCGGGCGCCGAAATCATGCCGTTTTCACCCCTGGCCGATGCGTCGCCCGATACGGCTGCCGACGCGGTCTATCTGCCCGGCGGCTATCCCGAATTGCATGCGGGACGGCTTGCCGGCAATACCGGGTTCCTTGGCGGGCTGCGCCTCGCGGCCGCAACGGGCAAGGCGGTATTCGGCGAATGCGGCGGTTATATGGTCTTGGGGAGCGGCCTGATCGATGCGGACGGTGTGCGGCATGCGATGGCGGGGCTGCTGCCCGTGACCACCTCATTCGCGGATCGCCGCCTGCAGCTTGGGTATCGCCGCCTCGACAGCCTGTATCCGTCGCCGCTGGGCGCTGCCGGGTCGCGGTTTACCGGGCATGAATTTCATTACGCGACGATCCACGAGGAAGGACCGGGCGACGCCCTGTTCGCGGTCCGGGATTCGCGCAATGATCCGATGTCCCCCGCCGGACGGGTCGCCGGAAATGTCGCCGGATCCTTCATCCATCTGATAGACTCCGCCGCATGAGTGACCACGCCGCGCCCGTTCCGTTCTGGAAGCTGAAAACCCTGAGCCAGATGACGCAGGAGGAATGGGAATCGCTGTGCGACGGCTGCGGCCAGTGCTGCCTGCACAAGGTCGAGGACGCGGATACCGGCGAAATCGGCCTGACCGATGTCGCCTGTTCGCTGCTGGACCTGCATGGCTGCAATTGCGGTGATTACGCCAATCGCCGGGCAAAGGTGCCCGATTGCGTTCAGCTGACGCCGGGCAAGGCCGCGACCCTGCGCTGGCTGCCGCATACCTGCGCCTATCGGGTCATAGCCGCCGGCGGCGACCTTGCATGGTGGCATCCGCTGGTGTCGGGCGATCCGGACACGGTGCATGAAGCCGGCATATCGGTGCGCGACAAGGCGGTTTCCGAAAATGACGTCAAGGATCTCGAACGCCATATCGTCGACTGGCTGATCGACGGCGCGGAACCGTTCCATCGGCGCAAATTCGGCGGCCGGGGCCGGCGGCGCTGACATGGCCGGGATGACGGTCCTGCGCATCGATGGGCGCGACGTCGAGGTAGCGATCCGGCGCAGCGCAAGGGCGCGCCGGATCGCAATCCGCGTCGACCCGGCGATCGGCGGCGCGGAACTGGTATTGCCGTCGCGGGTCGGCGAAGCGGCGGGCATGTCTTTTCTGAAGGAACGCGCGGGCTGGATTGCCGCGCGGCTGGCCGCCCTCCCTGACGGTATTCCCTTTGGCGATGGCGCGATGATTCCCTATCGCGGCGCGGTCCACCACATCGTGCATGCGCCGGCGGCGCGGCGCGGCGTATGGGTCGATGGGAATCGCATCTGCGTTTCCGGCCAGGAAAAGCACCTGCCGCGCCGGCTGCACGACTGGCTGCGGCGCGATGCGCACGCCGCCATCGCGCCTGTCGTCGCGGAAAAAACTGCGCTGCTGGGGCGGCGCGCCGGGAAAATTTCGATTCGCGGACAGCGAAGCCGCTGGGGAAGCTGCGCGGCGAACGGCAACCTGTCATTCAACTGGCGGCTTATTCTGGCGCCGGCTGACGTGCTGGAATATGTCGTCGCACATGAGGTCGGGCACCTGACCGAAGCAAACCATTCGCCGGCATTCTGGGCCGTGGTGGACAGGCTGTGTCCGCACGCGCAATCAGGCCGGCGATGGCTCCGGGAAAACGGCGCCGATCTGTTCCGATATGGCTGAGTTTTTCGACATATTCAAAAATTATCGATACGGCACTGTTCCAAAAAGGAATTGCGTATGTCGAGCCGGCGTATTATGTAACCGTCATGATAGTGAAACGCCCCTTCGCCCACGTTCTCGACCGGCTCAACGCAGTCGG is a window of Alphaproteobacteria bacterium DNA encoding:
- a CDS encoding inorganic phosphate transporter yields the protein MYKETLSKDLTKIGKVSAAAQATALRAAMIGLALLFLVIVWIFTNLVSGDGANSGMIVAAGVIGGYMALNIGANDVANNMAPAVGSRALTLAGALVIAAIFEAAGAIMAGGDVVSTISKNIVSIDAMPDSQTFIWAMMAALLAAAIWINLATYLNAPVSTTHSVVGGVAGAGIAAAGFSVINWPTMGSIAASWVISPLMGGVIAAIFLAFVKSQIIYQQDKIAAARRWVPLLVALMAGIFSAYLIMKGLKKIWQPDVWVVAMIAFAIFAGSYAILKPLIRRQSQGMENRNRSLRKLFTIPLICSAALLSFAHGANDVANAVGPLAAIVNAATSGSVATRVELPLWILLVGAAGISAGLVLFGPKLIRTVGDQITKMNPMRAYCVALSAAITVLIASALGLPVSSTHIAVGAVFGVGFYREYQTGRQAHINQGHRKSPRRSKKIDFAERVQRRKLVRRHHVMTIASAWVITVPAAALMAAAIFHVFNLFQSYRILAGDGMVYPACCGAGSDRGSVRRHDVLHGFFRADGFPQSAA
- a CDS encoding DUF4149 domain-containing protein → MVFFAPTVFRSLPRDVASDFMRALFPKYFSVMGILSLLPLLVLLPVPAYRPEGYAMLAVAALFFGAWGILLPALQRQRDAGNDRMAAGLHRASVLIHLAQWVTAGVVLVRLAA
- a CDS encoding cobyrinate a,c-diamide synthase, translating into MTAPGLILAAPSSGCGKTVITLALLRALRNGGVNVAAAKAGPDYIDPAYHSAACGRVCINLDVWAMRRDTLAGLAGGLGGSADLILCEGVMGLFDGASGGGGSTADLAAATGWPVVLIVNARGQGASAAALAEGFIRHRQDVEIAGIICNRVGSAGHARILREAFVTLNPAVPLLGCLPADAALELPDRHLGLVQASEHMALEPFLEAAAALMTDHIDLTRLKGIARHSGLPPAMAPVSLPPIGQRIAVARDEAFLFCYPAVLDGWRRAGAEIMPFSPLADASPDTAADAVYLPGGYPELHAGRLAGNTGFLGGLRLAAATGKAVFGECGGYMVLGSGLIDADGVRHAMAGLLPVTTSFADRRLQLGYRRLDSLYPSPLGAAGSRFTGHEFHYATIHEEGPGDALFAVRDSRNDPMSPAGRVAGNVAGSFIHLIDSAA
- a CDS encoding YcgN family cysteine cluster protein — encoded protein: MSDHAAPVPFWKLKTLSQMTQEEWESLCDGCGQCCLHKVEDADTGEIGLTDVACSLLDLHGCNCGDYANRRAKVPDCVQLTPGKAATLRWLPHTCAYRVIAAGGDLAWWHPLVSGDPDTVHEAGISVRDKAVSENDVKDLERHIVDWLIDGAEPFHRRKFGGRGRRR
- a CDS encoding SprT family zinc-dependent metalloprotease, with translation MAGMTVLRIDGRDVEVAIRRSARARRIAIRVDPAIGGAELVLPSRVGEAAGMSFLKERAGWIAARLAALPDGIPFGDGAMIPYRGAVHHIVHAPAARRGVWVDGNRICVSGQEKHLPRRLHDWLRRDAHAAIAPVVAEKTALLGRRAGKISIRGQRSRWGSCAANGNLSFNWRLILAPADVLEYVVAHEVGHLTEANHSPAFWAVVDRLCPHAQSGRRWLRENGADLFRYG